Proteins encoded by one window of Paraburkholderia terrae:
- a CDS encoding CsbD family protein — MNKDQVKGTVEKVKGKVNEAVGKATGNRSQELKGDLQQGAGEMQKSYGDAKEDAKDNAKDIARENRKHH; from the coding sequence ATGAACAAGGATCAAGTGAAGGGTACGGTCGAAAAGGTGAAGGGCAAGGTCAACGAGGCTGTCGGCAAGGCCACGGGCAACCGTAGCCAGGAACTGAAGGGCGACCTGCAGCAAGGCGCCGGCGAAATGCAGAAGTCGTATGGCGATGCGAAGGAAGACGCAAAGGACAACGCAAAGGACATCGCACGCGAAAACCGCAAGCATCACTGA